The Leptolyngbya sp. 'hensonii' sequence TTGGAGGGCGATCGGTCTTCAGGCGGCGATCGGGAATGATCTCAGGCGGAGGAGCTGTACGACAGTGTCGCTGACCGTGTGGTCTTTGGTGTCGGCAGCGTACTGGATCAGCAGTTCCCGCAGGTGTTGGGCAGCGTCTAGGTCGAGTAGGGTGGCCAGCAGGAAGTAGACGCCTCGAAAGCGGGGGTCGCCCATGTGATCGAGCCAGCGATTTTCAGCGTCTTTCGTGGCTCCCAGAAAGTTCTGCACCAGGAAGAACTCGGCAATCTTGTCGTGGCGGAAGTACCATTCCTTGACCGGATTGCCGTCCTCATCCTGCCACTGACGGCTAACGACCATTTTGTAGGTTTCATCTTCCATGCAGAGCAATTCGCGCTCAAACAGATCGGAGGGCAAGGCTTTTTTGTCCTCCAGTCGAAGCTGATACACGGCTGCAGAGAACTTTTTCAGCGGGAAGTCAGTCTTCCACATCTGCTGATAGGCCGCTGCCATCAGACTGTACTGCTGTTCCTGTAGGCGGAACAGGTCAGGGGATTGCCCCTGGGCTAGCATCTGGGCCACCAGGGTCAGATCCATCGGATTGGAGAGAACCCGCTGGATGGCGGTTTGTTCTTCGCTGGGCTGTTGCGGATCGAGGGCTGTATTCAGGTATTGACGACAAGCGGTGGCGTAATCCTCGCCTTGCAAGGGGCTTTCCTGGGGAAGGCGAGACTGGCGGGAGATGAGAAAGTGTTCGATTTGTTCCCGCTTCAGAGGTTGCAGGGTGTAGGTCTTAGCGGTGGCCGGAGGTAACCACTCCAGGGGCTGAGTGGTCATGATGATGTTGCCCTTGAAATAGCTCTCGACGAACTGGGTGATTTTGGCCCTGGTGTCGGCGGTGACTTCATTCAGGCCGTCAATGCAGATGTCAATGGCTCCGCTGTAGATCAGATTTTGCAGAAATTTAGCGTCCTTGATCTCATCCCCGTGTAGTTTGGCCTGGATGGCTTCAATTACCCCCTGGGCGCATTTTTGGGCTGGGAGATAGACGGCAATCCGGCGGGACTGCTGCACCCGATGGCGCAGAAACATGGACTTGCCCAGACCGGAATCCCCTTCCAGAATGATCTGGCCGGTGATAGCCGGGATGGCCTGCACCAGGGCCAGGGTCTGGTTGGAGCCTTTCACCCTCACCTCGGATTCGGGGAAATAGGCTTGCGGGTCGAAGTACTGGAGTCCGGCATCGGCCAGCAAGGAGGTTTTAAAGGGCTGAAACAGCTTCTGGCGCAGGAACGGCACCCAGGTCAGGAGGAAGGTGACATAGCCTAGGCCAATGATATTGCGGACCCAGGGATTCCAGAAGAAGATGGCCTGGATCTGGGGGGATTGAGGATAGGCAAAGATGAGGGCTAACCAGAAGGTGGCATGGGTTAGAAGGGTGAGCCAGGTATTCAGGACCCACTGCCAGAGGGCGAGGGAGGCAATGGCCGCCTGCACCGAATCCGCATCGGTGGAACCAGCGGCCTTGAGATTAGCTTGATGGCGCTGCAACAGCAGCATATCCTCCGGTTGCCAAGTCACCAGTTTGGCCACCCTGGCAATTTTCTTTTCCAGATCATTCCGCAGGCTGGGCAAGTCTTTGGCAGGTTCCCAGACTTTTTCAAACACCTCCAGGGTGGTTTTTCCCTCCCCGTGATTCAGTTGGGTCGGCAGGGTTTTGGGATAGGCCAGCCAATGCAGCAGGGTCACCGTGTCGGGGGTCCCTCCACCCAGAAAGTAGCCCTGGAAACGCCACCAGGCTCGATCGCTAGAAGCAGCCCGATAGACATTTTCCAGGACGATCGCCACTCCTGCAAGATCCAGTTGACCAATCTGGCCCAGGGCCGCCGCCGCACTGCCTCGGACATCGGCATCCACCTTCTCATCCTTGAGGAAGGCGCGGATCTCGGGGATGAAGGGTTTGGCCGCCTCCCCCAGATTGGCCAGGGCCTCCGCAACACTGCCTCGGACATAGTCAGGCACCTTCTCATCCTTGAGGAAGGCGCGGATCTCGGGGATGAAGGGTTTGGCCGCCTCCCCCAGATTGGCCAGGGCYTYCGCAGCAYTGCYTCGGACATAGRCAKSCACCTTCTCATCCTTGAGTAAGGCGCGGATCTCGGGGATGAAGGGTTTGGYCGCCTCCCCCAGATTGGCCAGGGCCKYCGCMGCAYKGCCTCGGACATAGGCAGGCACCTTCTCATCCTTGAGTAAGGCGCGGATCTCGGGGATGAAGGGTTTGGCCACCTCCCCCAGATTGGCCAGGGCCTCCGCAGCACTGCCTCCGACATTGGCATCCAGCTTCTCATCCTTGAGGAAGGCGAGGATCTCGGGGATGAAGGGTTTGGCCGCCTCCCCCAGATTGGCCAGGGCCGCCGCCGCACGGCCTCGGACATAGGCAGGCACCTTCTCATCCTTGAGCAGGGTGTCAGCCTGACGGGCCACCTCCTGGGGTTGTTTCAGGGCTGCGAGTAAGGCCTTCGACTCGTAGGTGGTCAATTGGCTCAGAGCATGGCCCTGCACGACGAGGTCGCCGTCTTGCAGGGCGGCCAGGATCCCGCTGATCTGCCAGGGCTGGGGGTAGGGCTTGGGTTTTTCTTTGGCGATGCCGCTGAAGGCAAGCAGGGGGAGGCTGAGGCAAATAGCGAGGGCGAGGGCCAGCAGGGCGGGCCAGCGACGGAGCTGCCGGGGCAGGGCCGGAAACCGGAAACGACGAGGGGGAGCGTAGGTCACAGGTGGGGGCTGATTTCCTTGATTAAGAGAATTATGCCCCAGGATTTTTCTGGTGGGAATAACCCACCCCGCCCTGCGGGCACCCCTCCCAGGCGGGGATGTGATTCACTCGAACCTGCTCCTCACTCTCCTGGCAGATGAACCCACCACCTCTCCCAGGGGGCTACCGTGTATACAGATTTCTGAAAAGTAAGTAAGTAGACTGGCGTGAAACCCCCTCTTGGGAGGGGTGGCGCGTAGCGTCGGGGTGGGTTTGCTTGGGTGCCCAGGCAGAGCCTGGGCGCGAGGGAAGACGCCACTTAAGGAGCGATCGACAACCGCCAGCGCAGACGCCCGATCGCATGGGGGAGCAGATCCAACGCCAAGCTGCCCGATCGGGTCTGCAAGATTTCCTCCTGCCGCTGACGAAAAGCCTCTGGGGTGGTCATGGCCTCTAGGATGGTGTGTTCGTCGAGCGATCGTAGCCCCACCGCTTCCCCCAATCCCTGCAGTTGCACCGACTGGGTTGCAGCAGTCAGGTTGACGACAAGGACGCAGTGCTCATCACCCCGACACAGGGCTAGCCCGTCCACTTGCAGGGGATGGCTGGCATGGGTCGGCAACACCTGAGCGGGGGCCAGTTCTCCCACGTCTGCCAGAACATGGTACAGGGGAAACACCGATCCGGGTAGGGAAGGGAACTGCTCCGGACAGGAACAGCCCTGCTCCTGTTCCATGACGCCGCGCCAACCGGTGGTTTCGTAGTAGGTGAGGCTGTGGACTCCCGGTTGGGACAGGTATTTCAGACTGATTGCAGTCCAGCCTGCGCCCAGGAGGGACATCTGCCGGGGGTCTACGGTGGGGGGCAGGCTGCCGGGAGGGGTGGCGATCGGCTGGGCAGGCCGGGGCTTCAGGGTGATGGGGGAGATGATCAGGGGCAGATCTCCGGCCAGGGTGCGGGCCGAGGCGATCGTGGTGGCCTGGGCTTCCAGGGTTTCCACCAGGGAGGCATTATCGAAGGCATGCACCTGGGGGGTAATGGCGTAGCTCAGCACATCCAGATGCTTCAGAGGGGAACAGCGCCGGTTCAGTTCGGTGAAGTGGGTGAAACTCCCGGCCCCCAGGTGCATCCCTGGCAGATGGGGGGAGAGAATGCGACGGGCCAGTTCAATCCACCGGCCAGAGGTGGTTTTCTCCTCCCGATGAAAGATCAGACCGGTCTGGAGGGGTGGCTGGAGTTCCCGCAGCAGCGTCACCAGATCGGTCAGCTCCCGTTCTGCGTCATCGGACAGGAGCAGAGCCAGTTCCAGAGCCAGATTCAACGATCGGGCCTCTGCTGTGGCCTGTCGCAACCGATCGCCCGTCTCTGCCTTCCCCAGGGGCAGATCCACCCGCAGGTGGGAGAGGTGGAGGGCGCGGAGTCGCTCCTGTTCCCGATCGCTCAGGGGTTGGCCGTGGCTGGCCATGCCTAAACCCAGTCGGGGCAGGGGCACAGCCTCAGTGGAGTCTACGATCAACGTCGCATCCCCTCCTGGGAGGGGTGGCCCGCAGGGCCGGGGTGGGTCTGAGGGGAGAGGCTCCCCCGCCAAGCTTAGTTCCACAGATTGGGTGATCCGCTTTCCCGCCTGCACCTCCACCGGGAAAGGCAAGGCTAGCGGGGTGCAGTAGGTCTTGAAGGAGGCATCCGTCCAGTTGCGCTGATCCTCCATCTCGAACACATCCCCCACGAAGCGCAACTGGGCCATCACCCCAGGGGTAACCGCATAGGCCATACCCTGCAGATCCATGAAAGGCTGGTGGGGGGCGATCGCATCGGGAAACACCCCCACTTCGGTGGTGCCATCTGTCTTCAGGATTGTACAGGGCAGACTGCGACATTCCCGCATGGGATGGAGAATGCAGAACCCAATGCGATTGCGGTGAAAGGTCGATCGGGCCTGGCCATCCATTGTGAACTGGATGCGCCCCTGTTCATCCCCCGTAATTTCAGCTTGCCAGACAAAATCCACCACCTCTTGTTGGTGGCTCGCCTCGTAGGTGATGCGGAAGGACTGGTCATGAATCTCAGTTCGCAGGTGGGCGATCGTCATCGGAATGGTGCGCCAGTTCTGTACACGCACCGCCACGTAGACCCGGCGCAGAATTTCCCGATCGCCGAGGCGAATATAGCGCAGGTCGCCCGCTTGATAGATCAGGGAAAGGGGACCAGCCCGCAGGGGAATTTGCTCGGGTAAGGGTTCAGAGCAGCCATAGTAGAAAATAGTTGGAGGCAGCATCCTAGGTCCAAAGCAGGGATTTTGTTTCCACATCAACGGGCTCAGCCCCGTCCTGACAGAGGGGAGACAGGAGGGTGGCCCGACCAGCCAGACGATGGAGCAGGATGGTATTATGCAGTGCCATTGCTAGGGAATAGGGATTTTCCCCCGTGCCTGTGAAGTAATCGACAGCTCGCTGCAAATGAACCCCCATACAGTCATCCTCCACCGGGGCCAGAACCCCGACGATGACCTGGTTTTTGAGGGTAATCACCGCCCCCTGGGAGCGATGAAAATTGGGGAGGGGCTCAAAAAAGCCCACGATTGTGTATTCATCCCCAGCCGGATCGGTACCCGTCAGAGCGACCAGGCGATAGCGGGTCAGGGTATCTTCGATCGGAATATTCTCAATCGAGAATAGGGGGTAGCGATATTGTACGATGCCTGCCATGCAGGTGTAGAGTTCCACTTCCACGCCCGTTTTAGAGCGGCAGCGGACAAAGGCACTCCCCTGATTGCGGGCACAGGTTTCGCCCTGGCAATGTAGTGGGGTAGACGGTTCAATAATCCGAGAATCAATAATTTGATCGATCTGAAGTTCTTCCCCCAGTTGGGCCACGATCGCCAGCATGTGAGGCCCTTCATACCCCAGAACCCCCAGATCGTAATCGATGAAGCGGCCTCCAATGGAGTCAAGCTGGCGGTTTTTGGTAAACTCCACTACGATTTTGGAGGGACGTAAGCCCAATTTGCGAAAGGCAATTTCTTGGACAATGCCCGTAATTTTTGAAGAGGCGTAATTTTCATTCACCACGATTTTTCCACCGAAATTGACGATCGTGGTTGTGAGTGATGGAATTTCTGCCAGTAAACAGACAGGTTTCTCCACCAGGATATTGGCCTGTGGATCAACCTGAAGAATTTGCTGGATGACATTGAAATGTTGACTGGTATTGACACAGATATCCCAGAAACCAGGTCGCAAGGGGGCTGCCTCGGCGCAGGACGGTAAAACCAGAAAACCAGCCTGTTCTGCCTGCTGCTTTTTTTGACTGTCTGTATCGATGACCGCAACAGTCTTGACTCCAGATTCACTGAGTTTCTGTTCATGAAGTCGGGCAACTGTTCCGTAACCTACCCTGGCACACGTAATTTGCGACATGCTAGTCGTCCCTACTTCATTAATGAGTCATGTATAATATGCTACCTGGAACCACCAATAACATGAACTTGTCCGGTTAGAAAGGTCATTTTGGGGCTAGACCTTTACAGGGCAGCCAGGAGCGCATTCAGGTGTCTGATGGATGCTTCTGTTGCCGCCATTGGACTTTTCTGCACATGGGTTTCCATGGAAAAAGGAATGGATGCTTCCTGCAACCAAGGTTTTAGAACTTTCAAATGCACCTGATACTGGACTGAACCTTCTCCCAAGGGAACATAGGTGCCCTGGGGAGTTGAGAAATCCTTGAGATGAACGTACTTAACGTAAGGGGCAACCTGGAGCAGTTCTGCATCGGTCACCAGATAGCCACTCTGGTAAAGATTACCCAGATCCAGCAGCGCCCTCAACCGGGGATGATTCCAGTCAGCCAGGAACTGGGCCACCTGAGGCAAGGAATCCAGATTGCAGACTGGCTCATTTTCTATAAGCAGCGTCTTGTCATGCTGCTCGGCTAAAGACAGTAGCGCTGTCATATCTGCCTCCAAGTCAGCAAACTGAAAATCTGCATATTTCAAATAAGAGAAAATCCGCAGGGATGGGGTTTGCAGGATATCTGCGATCGCAAAAGCCTGAGCGAATACCTCTGAGACCTGATCCGTTTCTAGCTGGTAACCGTGAAAATTAACTTCCTCCATTAGGGCGACTTTACCCGGTGGTAGCCATTTCAGCAGGGGTGAAGCCAGATTGGCCACGGTTAAACCAGCCTGATGAATCGTGGTCGCAATCTCCCGGATTTGTTCCAGGTCCAGGTCCATCAGGTTCACCCCACCGACGGACCGTAATTCCAATTGAGTCATGCCCTGGCGCTGGGCAAAATCGATCGCCTCGGTTAAGGAAGGGCTGACTTCATCAGAAATAAAAGTGATGGGGTTGGACTTAGCCATGGGAATATCGCTGTTCCAGGAGGTGTTGTAATTTAGCTTCAATGTCACGGAACGGGGCCTGGGAAACATCTTTGCCAGTCCACAGGGCAAAGGCTTCAACCGCCTGATAGATCATCATCCAGATGCCGGAACAGGTGGGTGAGCCTCGCTGAGCCAGGAGCTTGAGCATCAGGGTGGTATGGGGATTGAAAACGGCATCGAAGGTCCACAGGTCTTTCATGCTACGTTCCTGTTCCAGGCGATCCAGCAGTGCTGGCGTAACTAGCGAGTCGTTCGTTTCGGGATACATCCCTACAGGGGTGGCGTTAATCAGGAAATCGGCAGTTCGCAGGCAATCGTAGAGCGCAGCATCCCGGATCAGGCTGACCTGCAGGGGTTTGCGATCGGGGTTGTGGAAATCTTTGCTCAGGGACTCTAGCTGGGCCGGAATCTGGCCCAGAACGGTAATCTCATCCGTGCGCTGATATAACTCATAAATAATGGCCCGGGCTGCTCCCCCAGACCCCAGTACAGTCACCCGATCGCCAGATTTGACCGGGCGCAGGTGATCTGAGATCGATCGGTAGGCCCCCACGCCATCTGTGTTGTAGCCAATCAGCCCACTGTTGCCCATCACGACCGTATTAACGGCTCCGATCGCCTGGGCGCGATCGTCTTGGGCATCCAGGTATTTGACGACGGCCAGTTTATAGGGGAGGGTAATATTGACTCCGGCACAGCCAATTTTGTGCAGACTGTGGAGGTACACCGGCAAATCCACTTCTGCGGGAACGTTCAACTTAATATGGGTATACTCCAGATCGGCAATCTTGGCATACTCTGAAAAAAGATAGGTGGAAACACTGTGCTCTACGGGATTGCCCAGTAATGCGGTAAAAATCATTGTTGCAGGATTGTTTTGCGACTGATCCATAAGATCAGGAAGACCTATCAATACCATTCATCGCAGATCGAAGCATATCCGTCCTTTCCATAACAAGTCAGATCACCGTATTTTTATGAAAGAAATTATATTATCCTGTTGGCCTGTCAGCGATTGAACAGAGTGCATCCCACTTTTGTAGCCCACCCTGCAGGAAGCAAGCTACACCCTAAATCCCTCTCCCAGAACGGGAGAGGAATTTAGAATCTGGCTCCCCTTCTCCCAAAAAGGGAGAAGGGGCTGGGGGATGTAGACGCGCAGCGGCTTCCCCTTGGGTGGGCAACCTTGCAAAACTGGGATGCTCTCATTGAACAGACCTGAGAGGCTGCAAACCCACCTTTCCTTGGAGGGGATTTAAAGTAAGTAGGTAGACCTAATGATTTGTAGGAAGGGTGGAGTGAAGCGAAACCCATGCGGTTGTTGGGTTTCATTCTTCAAAGCAACCTACGCCATCTGTAATTTAATTACGCCCACCTTCTTAGCGCTGAGCGATTGATCTATGCAAAGAATCAAATTAGAGGTCCCTTCCGTACTCTCTAGAGAAGAAATTTTACAGAAACTGGCCTTATTTTTCGACACTGTAGTGCTGACTGGACGGAAGGTTTTGATTATCTGTGAGGATGTCACTCGCTCTACCCCGATCGACCTGTTCTTTCCAGATTTTTTACAGTATCTCCAGCGTCGAGCGGCTGCTGTTACAGTTTTGTTTGCCCTGGGCACCCATCGACCCATGACCCATCTGGAAATGGTGCAGAAACTGGGTCTGACTGATGAGCAAGCCAGGGAACTGCCCCTGCTCAACCACAATGCCTTTGACGAAGCGGCCTTGGTGGATGTGGGAGCAGTGGAATCGGTGCCCCTAAAGGTGAATCGGGCTCTGGCTGAACATGAGGTGATTGTGGCCCTGGGCAGCGTTCTGCCCCATCGGGTCATGGGCTTTTCGGGTGGGGCTAAGTATCTTTGTCCGGGGGTGGCGAATAAGGCCATGATTGACTACACCCACTGGAAGAGCAACCTGTTTCCCGAAGAGCAGGTGATGGGGAATATTGACAATCCGATTCGGCTGATTCTGGATGCGATCGCCGATCAGATCGCCGATCGCTTGCCGGGAGACTACGTCTCGATTAACTGTGTGACGGCTCCCGACGGGATTGTGGATCTGTTTGTGGGCAGTTTTTATCAGTCTTACCGGCAGGCTGCTGCCCTGACAGCCCAGGTTCTGTTCAAAACCGTCCCGGAATGTTCCAGGCTGCTGGCCATCCTGGACGATAAATGCACTGACTTCTGGCAGGGAGCCAAAGCTGTGTATAACTGTGGGGCGGTGATTCGGGATGGGGGCACGATCGTCATCCAGGGCGCACTACCGGAAGGGATCTCTGCCAGTCACGGCCCCGTGATCGAAAAGTTTGGCTATTCCACACCGGAACAGATCTTTGCTCTGGTTGAAGCTGGGGAGTTTACTGATCAGGTGGTTGTAGCCAGCCACATGGTTCGGGTGAGTCAACGGCTACAGCGCCTGAACATCTTCCTGGCTTCAGAAAATATCGACCCGGCCACCTGTGAACGGGTGAACCTGGGATATCGCGACCCCCGATCGATCGACGAAGCAGAATTTGACTATGTGGTGTATAACCCGGCTGATTTAATCCTGGTTAAACCTGAGGACCAAACAGGAACATCCAGAGCGGTAGCGTAAATAGCAAAGAGATCGACCCAAAGACCACGGCAGTCACAGCCAGTTCCTGGTCCAGATTGTAAGCCTCGGCATAGAGGATGGTGGCAAAGGAGGGAGGCATGGCCATCATCAGCACAATCACCAGACGGGGATCACCGGTTACACCAAAAAACATCAGGCCGGTGCCTACAATCAGGGGCACGGCCACCATTTTGATCGCCAGACAGGTAAAGGCCTGATTGAGCTTGCTGAGGCTGGCCAGATGGCTCAACTGCATCCCAATCAGAACCAGGGACAGGTTGACGATCGTTTTGGCTCCGGTTTGTAAGCTTTGTTCCACTAAACCGGGCAATGGGATATTCTGCACTGCAATCCCAATCACAAAACTCCAGAGGGCTGGGTTTTTCAGCAACACCATGACGAGATTTTGCGATTGTTGCCGTTGCTCCCCTTCCTTTCTCTTGCCAAAGTGAGCGGCAACCGTAAAGCCCAGACCATGCAGCCCCAGGGTTGTGCCGAAGGTATTGTAAAGGACGGCCCAGACAAAGTATTCTGGCCCCACCAGGGACAGTACCACTGGAAAACCCATGTAGGCGGTATTGCCCACCATCATGGCCATGAGAAAACTACCCTGAGTGCCCCGGCCCCAGGCCGTTTCCATCCCCCTCTGGTCACTATCTTGTTCACCGTTGGATTTGATCCCTAACGCCAGGGCTTTTAAGCGCTCATCGTTGACCCCTAATTCAATCCAGATCCAGGCCAGACAGGCTCCGACAATGATGGCGACCCAGGCTGCCACCGGCGCAATCAGAATGTAACCAGTGAGATTGGTGCGGCGCATGAAGGCCACAATACTGATGGGGATGCCGACCCAATACAGGGCTTTGCCCACATACTTAGGGGAACTCCGGGGAAGGAGCCGCCCCAACACATATCCCAACACGGCCCAACCAATCAGGCTGGCATAAAGATTAATCAGTGGATTTTCCAGATTCATAACAGCCGTTTAAGCACCTTGGGCCAGAGAGGGGAAACCAATAAAATGTTTCAATCGATTGAAGTACGGACAGCCATAGCCAATCGCATTTCACCTGCCAGAGAATCGCGACCAAGCGGGGGCAATGGCCATAGCTTTCTTCCTGAACCCCCGTATTGTGAGGATTCTAATATTTATACCGAAAGAAATGGAACCGACCCGAAAGAATGGAATAATAACCGTGGTTAATTGAATCTTCGGGTTCTACTAACTCCTATCAGTTGTAAATTATTCTGATTGTGAGTAATTTTGCACTCCTTTGATCTGATATAGACTGTATGCCCAGTGAATGGGTACCAGGTGTCATTCTTATCAGATTTTCAACCTTAGATTTAATGTTAGGCGGACTTTCAATGTCAGGTATAGCGATGCGTAAGCGGATAGTAACCCTGGTAGTACTGTTTTTCCTGTTTTTTGGATTGGCCACCTGTACCAATACTCCTAACCCCAATCCCACCTCCAATACTCCCACCCAACAAGATGGCAAATTTCGAGTCTGGTGGCAGCAAGGTTTTTACCCAGAAGAAGCTGAGGCCATTCGGAAATTGGTGGCTGATTGGGAACGGAAAAGTGGTCAGAAGGCTGAGCTGACTCTTTTCAGTGATAAAGACATTGTCAGAGAGACAGAGAATGCGATCGCAACCGGCCAAACTCCTGATTTGATGTTTAATCCGGCTGTGGATCTGACCCTGATTCCCCGTCTGGCTTGGGATAACAAGCTGGCTGATGTTTCTGATGTGATTGAGCCAATCAAGAGCTTCTATACCCCAGAAGGCTTGGCTACCGTCAATTATAAGAACAAAAGCCAGAACAAACGGAGCTATTATGCCGTTCCGATCGGCCTGCAATCTTCCCACATTCACTACTGGCGTCCGATGTTGAAGGAAGCTGGCTCAGATGAAAAGGTGCCCGAGGGCTGGGATAGCTTCTGGAAGTACTGGGAAACGGCCCAGGATAAGTTGCGTGCCAAGGGTCAGAAAGATATCTATGGTCTTGGTCTGCCCATGTCCAGGGCCGCCAATGATACCTTTTACATTTTTGGTCAATTTCTAGAAGCTTATGAGGTTCAACTGCTGGATGCGCAAGGCCAGCTTCAGTTGGATAAGCCAGAAGTCAAGCAGGGTATTACTGAGGCCCTGAAGAAATACACCAGCTTTTACCAGAGCAAGCACGTCCCACCGGAAGCAATAGATTGGAACAACGCGGATAATAACGTCACGTTTCTCAGTCGTAGCACTGTGATGACGATCAACCCGTCTCTCTCCATTCCTGGTTCCCAGAGACAGGATCAGCAAACTTACCAGACGGACATGGCGACGATCGAGTGGCCGAATAAGCCGAATGATAAACCCATGACTTATCTGGCCGGGATCAAGCAAATTGTGATCTTTGAAAACTCAGTGCACAAGAAAGAAGCCAAGGATCTGTTGGCTTATCTGGTCCAACCAGAAAACCTGGCCGCCTTCCTGAAAGATTCCCAGGGCCGCTTCTTCCCAATTATGCCGAAATTACTGGAAGACCCCTTCTGGGCAAATGCGAAAGATCCTCATATTTCCAGTGCGGTGAGGCAATATCGCTTCTGGCGGCCTTATCAGCAGGCTCTGAACCCTGCCTACACGGAGGTTCAGGCTCAGAATATCTGGGGATCTGCCATTCTGGATGTGGTGAAGAATGGTCTTTCAGTTGAGCAGGCAACCGACAAAGCGATCGCCAAGATTAAAACAATCTTTAGCGAATGGACGTAAGGAGGATGGAGAGCTTTACAGCCTCTCCATAGGGATAGGGTTATTCTGTTGAAACAGGGTTGAGTCAAGTTATCAAAACTCAGCCCTGAATCCTGTATCTGATTATCCCTGATCCTATTTTCAAACTGTTGTAGGGTGTAAGGGACTTTGCTCTCAGCAATGGAATGCCGTTCGGTAACGCTAAAGCGGCAGATTAAGGGGTAGATATGAACTTTCTTAAGAAAAGCCTGCTGTCTAAGCTGGTTGGCTATTTCTTTCTGCTATCAGCTTTCACAGTCAGCATCCTCGCCTGGACGGTTAACGATCGGGCTAGGGATTCTCTGAAACAATCGGTGTTCGATCGCTTGACGGTGGCTACTTCCTTGAAAGAGTACCAGCTCAATCAGTGGATTGACGACCAGCGTCGAGATGTGGTGTTGATCAGTCAATTGCCAGAGATTCAGCGCGAGGTCGAAGTCCTGCTGAAGCAGAAGCCTGGGGATGAGGCTTACAAAACCTCCTACGAAATCATCAAAGAATATTTGACCAATATCGCCGGGATCAAACCCCAAATTGATGACATTTCGATCCTGACCAACGGTGGCATCGTCGTCTTCTCAACGGATACCAAGCGCGTGGGTAAGTACCAGCCGCTGGGGAACACCACCACTTACTTCAATCCTGAGAAAGATTTTGTCGTCAAACCGAA is a genomic window containing:
- a CDS encoding AEC family transporter → MNLENPLINLYASLIGWAVLGYVLGRLLPRSSPKYVGKALYWVGIPISIVAFMRRTNLTGYILIAPVAAWVAIIVGACLAWIWIELGVNDERLKALALGIKSNGEQDSDQRGMETAWGRGTQGSFLMAMMVGNTAYMGFPVVLSLVGPEYFVWAVLYNTFGTTLGLHGLGFTVAAHFGKRKEGEQRQQSQNLVMVLLKNPALWSFVIGIAVQNIPLPGLVEQSLQTGAKTIVNLSLVLIGMQLSHLASLSKLNQAFTCLAIKMVAVPLIVGTGLMFFGVTGDPRLVIVLMMAMPPSFATILYAEAYNLDQELAVTAVVFGSISLLFTLPLWMFLFGPQV
- a CDS encoding Gfo/Idh/MocA family oxidoreductase; this encodes MSQITCARVGYGTVARLHEQKLSESGVKTVAVIDTDSQKKQQAEQAGFLVLPSCAEAAPLRPGFWDICVNTSQHFNVIQQILQVDPQANILVEKPVCLLAEIPSLTTTIVNFGGKIVVNENYASSKITGIVQEIAFRKLGLRPSKIVVEFTKNRQLDSIGGRFIDYDLGVLGYEGPHMLAIVAQLGEELQIDQIIDSRIIEPSTPLHCQGETCARNQGSAFVRCRSKTGVEVELYTCMAGIVQYRYPLFSIENIPIEDTLTRYRLVALTGTDPAGDEYTIVGFFEPLPNFHRSQGAVITLKNQVIVGVLAPVEDDCMGVHLQRAVDYFTGTGENPYSLAMALHNTILLHRLAGRATLLSPLCQDGAEPVDVETKSLLWT
- a CDS encoding lactate racemase domain-containing protein, whose protein sequence is MQRIKLEVPSVLSREEILQKLALFFDTVVLTGRKVLIICEDVTRSTPIDLFFPDFLQYLQRRAAAVTVLFALGTHRPMTHLEMVQKLGLTDEQARELPLLNHNAFDEAALVDVGAVESVPLKVNRALAEHEVIVALGSVLPHRVMGFSGGAKYLCPGVANKAMIDYTHWKSNLFPEEQVMGNIDNPIRLILDAIADQIADRLPGDYVSINCVTAPDGIVDLFVGSFYQSYRQAAALTAQVLFKTVPECSRLLAILDDKCTDFWQGAKAVYNCGAVIRDGGTIVIQGALPEGISASHGPVIEKFGYSTPEQIFALVEAGEFTDQVVVASHMVRVSQRLQRLNIFLASENIDPATCERVNLGYRDPRSIDEAEFDYVVYNPADLILVKPEDQTGTSRAVA
- a CDS encoding shikimate dehydrogenase; protein product: MIFTALLGNPVEHSVSTYLFSEYAKIADLEYTHIKLNVPAEVDLPVYLHSLHKIGCAGVNITLPYKLAVVKYLDAQDDRAQAIGAVNTVVMGNSGLIGYNTDGVGAYRSISDHLRPVKSGDRVTVLGSGGAARAIIYELYQRTDEITVLGQIPAQLESLSKDFHNPDRKPLQVSLIRDAALYDCLRTADFLINATPVGMYPETNDSLVTPALLDRLEQERSMKDLWTFDAVFNPHTTLMLKLLAQRGSPTCSGIWMMIYQAVEAFALWTGKDVSQAPFRDIEAKLQHLLEQRYSHG
- a CDS encoding HEAT repeat domain-containing protein, coding for MTYAPPRRFRFPALPRQLRRWPALLALALAICLSLPLLAFSGIAKEKPKPYPQPWQISGILAALQDGDLVVQGHALSQLTTYESKALLAALKQPQEVARQADTLLKDEKVPAYVRGRAAAALANLGEAAKPFIPEILAFLKDEKLDANVGGSAAEALANLGEVAKPFIPEIRALLKDEKVPAYVRGXAAXALANLGEAXKPFIPEIRALLKDEKVXXYVRXXAAXALANLGEAAKPFIPEIRAFLKDEKVPDYVRGSVAEALANLGEAAKPFIPEIRAFLKDEKVDADVRGSAAAALGQIGQLDLAGVAIVLENVYRAASSDRAWWRFQGYFLGGGTPDTVTLLHWLAYPKTLPTQLNHGEGKTTLEVFEKVWEPAKDLPSLRNDLEKKIARVAKLVTWQPEDMLLLQRHQANLKAAGSTDADSVQAAIASLALWQWVLNTWLTLLTHATFWLALIFAYPQSPQIQAIFFWNPWVRNIIGLGYVTFLLTWVPFLRQKLFQPFKTSLLADAGLQYFDPQAYFPESEVRVKGSNQTLALVQAIPAITGQIILEGDSGLGKSMFLRHRVQQSRRIAVYLPAQKCAQGVIEAIQAKLHGDEIKDAKFLQNLIYSGAIDICIDGLNEVTADTRAKITQFVESYFKGNIIMTTQPLEWLPPATAKTYTLQPLKREQIEHFLISRQSRLPQESPLQGEDYATACRQYLNTALDPQQPSEEQTAIQRVLSNPMDLTLVAQMLAQGQSPDLFRLQEQQYSLMAAAYQQMWKTDFPLKKFSAAVYQLRLEDKKALPSDLFERELLCMEDETYKMVVSRQWQDEDGNPVKEWYFRHDKIAEFFLVQNFLGATKDAENRWLDHMGDPRFRGVYFLLATLLDLDAAQHLRELLIQYAADTKDHTVSDTVVQLLRLRSFPIAA
- a CDS encoding TIM barrel protein, with product MAKSNPITFISDEVSPSLTEAIDFAQRQGMTQLELRSVGGVNLMDLDLEQIREIATTIHQAGLTVANLASPLLKWLPPGKVALMEEVNFHGYQLETDQVSEVFAQAFAIADILQTPSLRIFSYLKYADFQFADLEADMTALLSLAEQHDKTLLIENEPVCNLDSLPQVAQFLADWNHPRLRALLDLGNLYQSGYLVTDAELLQVAPYVKYVHLKDFSTPQGTYVPLGEGSVQYQVHLKVLKPWLQEASIPFSMETHVQKSPMAATEASIRHLNALLAAL